The Gammaproteobacteria bacterium genome contains a region encoding:
- the ppk2 gene encoding polyphosphate kinase 2, translating into MTKKAKENSHGVEDKTQKKIKFDLNARNPKIRWNEDGNYPYNKKMDVVTYEREKHLLQIELLKAQGWIQDAKQRVVIVFEGRDAAGKGGTIKRFMEHLNPRGAKVIALEKPNARERNQWYYQRYIQHLPSKGEIVLFDRSWYNRAGVERVMGFCDDREYLEFLRQTPEFERMLVNSGLIVFKYWFSVSREEQFRRFKSRQKDPLKQWKLSPVDMASLGKWHDYTKSKEEMFFHTDTKDAPWTVIKSDDKKRGRLNCMRHFLSLLSYPNKDTDVVGKLDPLIAGSAKNIHEKDESTDYYNQPDTNI; encoded by the coding sequence ATGACTAAAAAGGCAAAAGAAAATAGCCATGGTGTAGAGGATAAAACCCAGAAAAAAATTAAATTTGATCTTAATGCTAGAAATCCAAAGATCAGATGGAACGAAGATGGGAACTATCCTTACAATAAAAAAATGGATGTGGTGACCTATGAACGAGAGAAACATTTGTTACAAATTGAGCTGTTAAAGGCTCAAGGTTGGATTCAAGATGCCAAACAGCGGGTTGTCATTGTTTTTGAGGGGCGTGATGCTGCTGGCAAAGGTGGAACGATTAAGCGTTTTATGGAGCACCTTAATCCACGTGGTGCAAAAGTAATTGCATTAGAAAAGCCTAATGCTCGAGAGCGAAATCAGTGGTATTACCAGCGTTATATCCAACACCTTCCATCTAAAGGTGAAATCGTGTTATTTGATCGCTCTTGGTACAACCGTGCGGGTGTTGAAAGGGTGATGGGTTTTTGTGATGATCGCGAGTATTTAGAGTTCCTGCGCCAAACACCAGAATTTGAAAGAATGCTCGTTAATTCTGGATTGATTGTTTTTAAGTACTGGTTTTCAGTGAGTCGTGAAGAGCAGTTTCGTCGCTTTAAATCACGCCAAAAAGATCCTTTGAAACAATGGAAGTTAAGTCCAGTTGATATGGCATCACTTGGTAAGTGGCATGATTACACTAAAAGTAAGGAGGAGATGTTTTTCCATACAGATACGAAGGATGCTCCCTGGACAGTTATTAAATCAGATGATAAAAAACGTGGCCGCCTTAACTGTATGCGTCACTTTTTAAGTCTATTGAGCTACCCAAATAAGGATACAGATGTTGTTGGGAAGTTAGACCCCCTTATTGCTGGCTCTGCAAAGAATATTCATGAGAAAGACGAATCTACTGATTACTATAATCAGCCAGATACAAATATATAA
- a CDS encoding response regulator, with protein sequence MAEKSLTIQDLSITLVEPSPTQKKIISNHLESLGVSRSQWFQEGAACLENLKTSFKPDLIISAMYLPDMSGTELVQSLKNDPELDDIPFMLISSEISDYYLEPIRQAGVVAILPKPFDLNELRNALYATVDFLEPDTNALKDFDIEELRILLVDDSLSARKHIIRILNSLGIENITETINGKEAIDQLESDFFDLIVTDYNMPEMDGRELIDYVREQSNQSSIPVLMVTSDANNSHLAGIKQSGISAICDKPFEPKLVISLIKKILSGTPQAS encoded by the coding sequence ATGGCGGAAAAATCACTCACTATTCAGGATCTTTCAATCACACTGGTTGAGCCTTCACCGACCCAGAAAAAAATCATATCCAACCACTTGGAGAGTTTAGGTGTCTCCCGCTCACAGTGGTTTCAAGAAGGTGCGGCATGCCTGGAAAATCTAAAAACATCATTCAAACCTGATTTAATTATCAGCGCGATGTACCTGCCGGATATGAGTGGCACTGAACTCGTACAATCACTTAAAAATGACCCTGAGCTTGATGATATTCCATTCATGCTTATCTCCAGTGAAATATCTGACTATTATCTTGAACCAATCCGTCAAGCTGGTGTTGTTGCCATTCTGCCGAAACCTTTTGATCTGAATGAACTGCGCAATGCACTGTATGCTACTGTTGACTTTTTAGAGCCTGATACCAACGCACTTAAAGATTTTGATATTGAAGAGCTTCGTATTCTTCTCGTGGACGATAGTTTGAGTGCTCGTAAACATATCATCCGAATTTTAAATTCTCTCGGCATTGAAAATATTACCGAAACCATCAATGGAAAAGAGGCTATAGATCAACTGGAGTCTGATTTTTTTGATCTGATTGTAACGGATTATAATATGCCAGAAATGGATGGCAGAGAGTTAATAGATTACGTACGCGAACAGAGCAATCAATCATCAATTCCTGTTTTAATGGTCACCAGCGATGCAAATAACAGCCACTTGGCTGGCATTAAGCAATCCGGTATTTCAGCCATCTGTGACAAACCTTTCGAACCTAAATTGGTTATATCACTGATTAAAAAAATACTCAGCGGTACTCCCCAAGCCAGCTGA
- the speA gene encoding biosynthetic arginine decarboxylase, giving the protein MMSWNIQNARETYSISHWSGGYFDINDAGHLIATPRGSESSAAIDCVSLSRDIANIGLSLPVLVRFPEILHQRVKKLCTAFESAMVDVQYQGQFTAVYPIKVNQQRSVVKEILRDCSVRVGLEAGSKPELMAVLALSEQNGGVVICNGYKDREYIRLALIGQLLGHDVCIVLEKLSELSLVIEEARDLGVTPKLGVRVRLTATGMGKWQNSGGEKAKFGLSATQILEAVDRLRQANMLDTLQLLHFHLGSQISNIRDIQRGLHEAARFYAELHRIGVNVRVVDVGGGLGVDYEGTRSRSFCSMNYSMREYAQNIVRILCEVCESHGLKHPDIITESGRAMTAHHAMLMTNVIDVEQQLGTTLLSSPNKNDPRIIHDLWNAVQRLPEHPALEIYHDVVHYLAEAQTMYVHGVLTLEQRAQAEQLYFTTCRKVQTLLRPELRAHREVLDELNENLADKYFCNFSLFQSLPDAWAIDQVFPIVPLQRLNERLTQRGIIHDMTCDSDGRIDHYVNEAGIESSLPLHAIDLSDKNKPYLLGIFLVGAYQEILGDMHNLFGDTHSVNVELNDDGGYCLTQVTDGDMVDSVLNFVQFDVDELLDIFQEKVKLASLDNNQRTIFMQALKVGMSGYTYLESK; this is encoded by the coding sequence ATGATGAGCTGGAATATTCAAAACGCACGTGAAACGTACAGTATCAGTCACTGGAGTGGCGGCTATTTTGATATTAATGATGCAGGGCATTTAATTGCCACCCCTAGAGGGAGTGAAAGTTCAGCAGCAATTGATTGTGTATCGTTAAGCCGTGATATTGCAAACATAGGGCTCTCTCTGCCCGTATTGGTTCGCTTTCCTGAAATTTTACACCAGCGTGTAAAAAAGCTTTGTACTGCATTTGAATCGGCTATGGTGGATGTTCAATACCAAGGGCAATTTACCGCTGTGTATCCGATCAAAGTCAACCAGCAGCGCAGTGTTGTGAAAGAGATCTTGCGTGATTGCAGTGTACGGGTTGGCTTGGAAGCAGGGAGTAAACCTGAGTTGATGGCTGTGCTGGCTTTGTCTGAGCAAAATGGGGGCGTGGTGATATGTAATGGCTATAAAGATCGTGAATATATTCGTCTTGCTCTTATTGGGCAGTTGCTTGGTCATGATGTATGTATTGTGCTCGAAAAACTTTCTGAACTTTCTCTGGTGATTGAAGAGGCGCGTGACTTGGGTGTGACTCCCAAGCTAGGTGTTCGGGTTCGCTTGACTGCTACTGGTATGGGGAAGTGGCAAAACAGCGGGGGTGAAAAGGCAAAGTTTGGGCTCTCTGCAACGCAGATATTAGAAGCCGTTGATCGGTTACGACAAGCCAATATGCTTGATACTTTGCAGCTGCTTCATTTTCACTTGGGTTCTCAAATTTCCAATATTCGTGATATTCAGCGAGGTTTGCATGAGGCCGCTCGTTTTTATGCAGAGCTTCACCGCATAGGCGTTAATGTTAGAGTAGTCGATGTGGGCGGTGGTCTTGGTGTGGATTACGAAGGAACGCGTTCACGCAGCTTCTGTTCGATGAATTACAGTATGCGTGAATATGCTCAAAATATTGTGCGTATTTTATGTGAAGTTTGTGAAAGTCACGGATTGAAACACCCCGATATTATCACAGAATCTGGCAGAGCGATGACGGCACACCATGCGATGCTGATGACGAATGTTATTGATGTTGAGCAGCAGTTGGGCACTACTTTATTGTCGTCACCAAATAAAAATGACCCACGCATTATTCATGACCTATGGAATGCGGTGCAAAGATTGCCAGAACATCCTGCCTTGGAAATTTACCATGATGTGGTGCATTATTTGGCTGAAGCGCAGACGATGTATGTTCATGGGGTTTTGACCCTGGAGCAGAGGGCGCAAGCTGAACAGCTCTATTTTACGACGTGTAGAAAAGTGCAGACATTATTACGTCCTGAATTGCGTGCTCATCGTGAAGTATTGGATGAGTTGAATGAAAATCTGGCAGATAAATATTTTTGCAATTTTTCACTGTTTCAATCGCTGCCTGATGCATGGGCGATTGATCAGGTTTTTCCGATTGTGCCGCTGCAGCGGTTAAACGAAAGGCTCACCCAGCGTGGCATTATTCATGATATGACCTGTGATTCTGATGGTCGTATTGACCATTATGTGAATGAAGCGGGCATTGAAAGCAGTTTGCCGCTTCATGCTATTGACCTGTCTGATAAAAATAAGCCTTATCTTTTAGGTATTTTCCTTGTGGGGGCTTATCAGGAAATTTTGGGTGACATGCACAATTTGTTTGGTGATACTCATTCGGTGAATGTAGAGCTCAATGATGATGGGGGTTATTGTTTGACGCAGGTGACTGATGGCGATATGGTCGATTCGGTACTGAATTTTGTTCAGTTTGATGTTGATGAACTGCTTGATATTTTCCAGGAAAAAGTTAAATTGGCTTCACTGGACAATAATCAACGAACGATCTTTATGCAGGCCTTGAAAGTGGGGATGAGTGGCTATACTTATCTTGAGAGTAAATGA
- a CDS encoding peptidylprolyl isomerase, translating to MSENSDITAVMKTSQGTIRLKLYADQTPITVANFVNLVERGYYNNLSFHRVIADFMVQGGCPSGTGSDGPGYQFEDECNSELRHDKPGVFSMANAGPGTNGSQFFITHVATPWLDGKHTVFGAVVSDDDMAVVNKISQGDSIESVEIEGDIAELKADMQSRLDDWNIILDK from the coding sequence ATGAGCGAAAATAGTGATATCACAGCAGTGATGAAAACCAGTCAGGGTACAATCCGTTTAAAACTTTATGCAGACCAGACACCGATAACCGTAGCAAATTTTGTTAATCTGGTTGAGCGTGGTTATTACAATAATTTGAGCTTTCATCGTGTGATTGCTGATTTTATGGTTCAGGGTGGTTGCCCTTCGGGTACAGGTAGCGACGGCCCTGGTTATCAGTTTGAAGATGAGTGCAATAGTGAGCTGCGTCATGACAAACCTGGTGTTTTTTCGATGGCAAATGCAGGGCCGGGAACGAATGGCAGCCAATTTTTTATCACTCATGTGGCCACGCCTTGGTTAGATGGTAAACATACTGTTTTTGGTGCGGTGGTCAGTGATGATGATATGGCTGTCGTTAATAAAATTTCACAAGGAGATTCGATTGAGTCTGTTGAAATCGAAGGGGATATTGCGGAGTTAAAAGCTGATATGCAGTCTCGCCTGGATGATTGGAATATAATTTTGGATAAATAA
- a CDS encoding zinc ribbon-containing protein, which yields MTDNNTHNTEKLVHAYNRMLERVKALIDQAEKETSPAVQKALQAAREKAVELGEVTQEEANKVSDYLKRDLDDAAHYLKQTESQLSEWFKFELELIEIKVLELFSSMADHTREELDKLSERARKQSEWRTGEVTGIGTLHCVDCGQEMHFHSTGHIPPCPKCHKTVFKR from the coding sequence ATGACTGACAATAATACCCATAACACTGAAAAGCTCGTTCATGCTTATAACCGTATGCTGGAACGGGTTAAAGCGTTGATTGATCAAGCTGAAAAAGAGACCTCACCCGCTGTTCAAAAAGCTCTGCAGGCGGCTCGTGAAAAAGCAGTCGAGCTGGGTGAAGTGACTCAGGAAGAAGCCAATAAAGTTTCAGACTACCTGAAGCGTGATCTGGATGATGCAGCGCACTACCTTAAGCAGACAGAGTCGCAGTTATCCGAGTGGTTCAAATTTGAATTAGAGCTCATTGAGATAAAAGTGCTTGAGCTGTTTTCCAGCATGGCTGACCATACCCGCGAAGAGCTTGATAAGCTGTCTGAACGTGCGCGCAAGCAGAGTGAGTGGCGTACTGGAGAAGTGACCGGAATAGGTACGCTGCACTGTGTAGATTGCGGTCAGGAGATGCATTTCCACTCTACGGGTCATATTCCCCCTTGTCCCAAGTGCCACAAAACAGTTTTTAAACGGTGA
- a CDS encoding ATP-binding protein, with protein sequence MSAPSFETESYDHLLKPADLTTWKPLWYFNYYRIALGCIFVLMTLYGNELKLRADAGISILFTVSLFYLLVGIIALFSVLKRWPDFTGQVYTLTVIDILFITFIMHAAGGAGSGWGVLLVVAMAGSSLIMSMQAVLFFASFASLIVLGEQFYTQILTSQPSTSLAQSGMLALVILVVSLASHLLANKLRESEALALERGSDLANMVQLTQYVIQQMQTGIVVLNRLDQVHLVNESARHQLGLKEDVEGTLLAAICPALSSRLNAWKTDEIDRESTFRANEMSTDLLPHFARLGADQQISGTLIFLEDMAAMAQQAQQLKLASLGQLTASIAHEIRNPLGAISHAGQLLAEAPDLSQSDLRLTEIIRNHALRVNTIVENILQLSRSGQSRPVHIDLHTWLVQFMEEFCLAQHLDPLQDIVTIFEADPVDVYFDSTQLYQVVWNICHNGLRYTQPSEGAAKLELRVGFTEESYTPYLDLIDFGSGVNSEEVERIFEPFFTKEVEGTGLGLYIARGLCEANQARLNYLPASGGGSCFRITFADIRRTLKKG encoded by the coding sequence GTGTCTGCTCCATCATTTGAGACCGAGTCATACGACCATTTACTAAAACCTGCTGATCTCACCACCTGGAAACCACTGTGGTACTTCAATTACTACCGCATAGCGCTCGGCTGTATTTTTGTACTTATGACACTGTACGGTAATGAATTGAAATTGCGTGCGGATGCAGGCATTTCAATTCTGTTTACTGTGAGTCTGTTTTATCTTTTAGTCGGTATTATCGCTCTCTTTAGTGTATTAAAGCGTTGGCCTGATTTTACGGGTCAAGTGTATACACTGACCGTTATTGATATCCTTTTTATCACGTTCATTATGCATGCTGCGGGTGGCGCTGGAAGTGGTTGGGGGGTGTTGCTTGTGGTGGCGATGGCGGGCAGTAGCCTGATTATGAGTATGCAGGCTGTGCTGTTTTTTGCTTCATTTGCCAGTTTGATCGTATTAGGCGAACAGTTTTATACTCAAATTTTGACTTCTCAGCCGAGTACAAGTCTGGCGCAGTCGGGAATGCTGGCGCTCGTTATTTTAGTGGTCTCTTTAGCGAGTCACCTTCTTGCTAATAAGTTGCGTGAGAGTGAAGCACTGGCGTTGGAGCGAGGCAGTGATCTTGCTAATATGGTTCAATTGACCCAGTATGTCATTCAACAAATGCAAACCGGTATTGTTGTATTAAATCGCCTGGATCAGGTGCACTTGGTCAATGAGTCTGCACGTCATCAATTGGGTTTGAAGGAGGATGTAGAAGGGACTCTGCTAGCCGCAATATGCCCTGCGCTTTCATCTAGACTAAATGCTTGGAAAACAGATGAAATTGATAGAGAAAGTACATTTCGCGCCAATGAAATGTCTACTGATCTGTTACCGCATTTTGCTCGTTTGGGGGCAGATCAGCAGATATCAGGAACACTGATTTTTCTTGAAGACATGGCGGCAATGGCACAGCAGGCACAGCAACTTAAGCTGGCATCGCTTGGGCAGTTGACTGCAAGTATTGCCCATGAAATTCGTAACCCACTTGGAGCAATCAGTCACGCAGGGCAACTATTGGCGGAAGCTCCCGACTTGTCGCAAAGTGACCTGCGACTGACTGAAATTATTCGCAATCATGCATTACGAGTGAACACAATTGTTGAAAATATTTTACAATTGAGCCGTAGTGGCCAATCTCGGCCTGTCCATATTGATTTACATACCTGGCTGGTACAGTTTATGGAAGAGTTCTGTTTGGCTCAGCATCTTGATCCCTTGCAGGATATTGTTACAATTTTTGAGGCCGATCCTGTTGATGTTTATTTTGATTCAACACAGCTGTATCAGGTGGTGTGGAATATTTGTCATAATGGTTTGCGTTATACTCAGCCCAGCGAGGGTGCGGCAAAACTTGAATTACGAGTGGGTTTTACTGAGGAGTCATATACACCTTATTTAGATCTTATTGATTTTGGTTCGGGTGTGAACTCTGAAGAAGTTGAGCGTATATTTGAGCCTTTTTTTACCAAAGAAGTTGAAGGGACGGGGTTGGGGTTATACATTGCTCGTGGCTTATGCGAAGCAAATCAGGCTCGATTAAATTATTTACCAGCTTCCGGTGGTGGAAGTTGTTTTCGTATTACTTTTGCGGATATTAGAAGAACGCTTAAGAAAGGATAA
- a CDS encoding sigma-54 dependent transcriptional regulator encodes MSQPIVLIVDDEPDILELLALTLERMEILCHSAKNLAEAKHLLKNYTFNLCLTDMRLPDGNGIDLVKHIQKYFFDLPVAVITAHGSMVSAIEALKAGAFDFVSKPVDLQVLRNLVQTALKLSLEITPKTLSINKNPTLELLGESAAIQSTRVMIDKLARSQAPVYISGESGSGKELVARSIHEKSARSDFSFVPVNCGAIPQELMESEFFGHKKGSFTGAVSDKEGLFQAANGGTLFLDEVADLPLQMQVKLLRAIQEKAVRRVGEQKEQSVDVRILCATHKSLSALVENGCFRQDLFYRINVIELHVPSLRKRPEDISLLVDHFLIRLAKVFNSAPSLLSEQSLTALQNYSFPGNVRELENILERAMTLSEGDKIELEDLLLPESEVINTGHGLNKMTQKVASGNLDLMVDSVEKETIIKALEQVRYNKTAAAKLLGISFGALRYRLKKLDLA; translated from the coding sequence ATGAGTCAACCAATCGTGCTGATTGTTGATGATGAACCGGATATTTTAGAGTTATTGGCGTTAACTCTGGAACGTATGGAAATTTTATGCCATTCAGCAAAAAATCTTGCTGAAGCGAAGCACTTACTTAAAAACTATACGTTTAATTTATGTTTGACTGATATGCGCTTGCCCGATGGGAATGGCATTGACTTGGTGAAACATATACAAAAATATTTTTTTGATCTGCCTGTGGCAGTGATTACTGCACATGGCAGTATGGTTTCTGCGATTGAGGCACTTAAAGCCGGTGCATTTGATTTTGTTTCAAAGCCTGTCGATTTACAGGTTCTGCGTAATCTTGTGCAAACAGCACTCAAGCTTTCTCTGGAGATTACCCCGAAAACTTTATCTATAAATAAAAATCCAACACTTGAGCTGCTCGGAGAGTCAGCGGCCATCCAGTCAACACGAGTGATGATTGATAAGCTGGCACGCAGTCAGGCACCTGTTTATATTAGTGGCGAATCAGGCTCAGGTAAAGAGCTGGTGGCACGCTCGATTCATGAAAAGAGTGCACGAAGTGACTTCTCTTTTGTTCCAGTGAATTGTGGAGCAATTCCACAGGAGTTGATGGAGAGTGAATTTTTTGGGCATAAAAAAGGAAGCTTTACGGGCGCTGTATCAGATAAAGAAGGGCTGTTTCAGGCTGCGAATGGCGGCACACTATTTTTGGATGAGGTGGCTGATCTACCGTTACAAATGCAAGTGAAGTTGCTCAGGGCAATTCAGGAGAAGGCCGTTCGCCGCGTCGGCGAACAAAAAGAGCAGTCGGTTGATGTGCGTATTTTATGTGCAACACATAAGAGCCTGTCAGCGCTGGTCGAAAATGGTTGTTTTCGACAAGACCTGTTTTATCGTATTAATGTGATTGAGTTGCATGTGCCAAGTTTACGTAAACGTCCTGAAGACATTTCATTATTGGTGGATCATTTTCTAATTCGTTTGGCAAAAGTGTTCAATAGCGCACCGTCACTGCTGTCTGAACAATCTTTGACTGCACTGCAAAACTACTCTTTTCCCGGAAATGTTCGTGAGCTGGAAAATATTCTCGAGCGTGCAATGACACTTTCAGAAGGGGATAAAATTGAGCTTGAAGATTTGCTGCTCCCTGAGTCTGAAGTGATAAATACAGGCCATGGTTTAAATAAAATGACACAAAAAGTAGCATCAGGTAATTTGGATTTAATGGTCGATTCTGTGGAAAAAGAGACCATTATAAAAGCATTGGAGCAGGTGCGTTATAACAAAACGGCAGCAGCTAAGTTGTTGGGTATCAGTTTTGGTGCGTTGCGTTATCGTTTGAAAAAGCTGGATCTTGCATAG
- a CDS encoding polysaccharide biosynthesis protein, producing MKADYKRISVISHDFLMVSLAWAAAYLTRYQYSLSGVEIQAMLQALPAVLIVQGIVLWKVGLYRGVWRFSSVPDMWRIIRIVAIGTLAISLVLFLFTRLDGVPRSVLALYAVYLTLFLGVPRLIYRIYRDQKLQWSNISQRKRVLILGAGRAGEMLVREMRRDDGYLPVGFLDDNARLKGASVHGTQVMGDVDHLSNIVETLSVDLVMIAIPTATNSEMQRVVDLCEQLDIPFKTLPRLQDLSSDRTVLEALREVKLEDLLGRDAITLDWRRISKGLTGKTVLITGAGGSIGSELCRQVCRLGPAALILYERSEYHLYSIEMELRQEYPEFVLHACLGDVCDQATVDHVMKRCKPDVIFHAAAYKHVPILENQARQAIINNVSGTRTMARAASEWGCETFVMISTDKAVNPANVMGASKRAAEIYCQALNRRSKTHFITVRFGNVLGSAGSVVPLFKKQIAAGEPVTVTHPEITRYFMTIPEACRLIMEASVMGKGGEIFVLDMGEPVKISYLAEQLIILSGKKPGKDVKIIYTGLRPGEKLYEELFYEQENLSPTGHDKILLAQAKKVDWDWLNNEIDIMHIAAKDYEEKIMMNSLEQLVPEMHRVTGEKQPGNVINLKTAS from the coding sequence ATGAAAGCAGATTACAAACGTATTTCTGTAATTTCCCATGATTTCTTGATGGTGTCATTGGCGTGGGCAGCGGCTTATCTGACACGTTATCAGTATTCATTAAGCGGCGTAGAAATTCAGGCCATGTTACAGGCATTGCCTGCTGTACTCATTGTGCAGGGAATTGTATTGTGGAAAGTGGGTTTGTATCGGGGGGTATGGCGTTTTAGCAGTGTCCCTGATATGTGGCGTATTATTCGCATTGTCGCTATTGGTACTTTAGCGATTAGTCTGGTGCTGTTCCTGTTTACTCGTTTGGACGGCGTGCCTCGCTCCGTATTGGCACTTTATGCAGTCTATTTAACGCTTTTTCTTGGAGTTCCTCGTTTAATCTATCGTATTTACCGTGATCAAAAGTTGCAGTGGAGCAATATTTCACAGCGCAAGCGAGTGCTGATCTTGGGGGCTGGACGAGCAGGAGAGATGTTGGTGCGCGAAATGCGGCGTGATGATGGTTATTTGCCGGTTGGTTTTTTAGATGATAATGCTCGCCTGAAAGGTGCAAGTGTGCATGGAACCCAAGTGATGGGGGATGTCGATCATCTGTCCAACATTGTGGAAACATTATCTGTTGATTTGGTGATGATTGCGATACCAACAGCAACAAACAGTGAAATGCAGCGTGTTGTTGACCTGTGTGAACAGCTTGATATTCCATTTAAAACGCTCCCTCGGCTGCAGGATCTCTCTTCGGATCGTACTGTATTGGAAGCACTGCGTGAAGTTAAGCTGGAAGATTTGTTGGGCAGGGATGCGATTACTTTGGATTGGAGGCGTATTAGTAAAGGATTGACGGGAAAAACTGTGCTCATTACAGGTGCGGGAGGGTCTATTGGTTCTGAGCTTTGTCGCCAGGTGTGTCGGTTGGGGCCTGCAGCATTAATACTTTATGAGCGCTCTGAATATCACTTATATAGCATTGAGATGGAATTACGCCAAGAGTACCCTGAGTTTGTGCTGCATGCTTGTCTTGGGGATGTGTGTGATCAAGCCACTGTTGATCACGTTATGAAACGTTGCAAACCCGATGTGATATTTCATGCCGCAGCCTATAAACATGTGCCTATTTTGGAAAATCAGGCACGGCAAGCGATTATTAATAATGTGAGTGGTACACGTACAATGGCACGCGCGGCTTCAGAGTGGGGTTGTGAGACGTTTGTAATGATCTCTACGGACAAAGCGGTCAACCCTGCCAATGTGATGGGAGCAAGTAAACGTGCCGCTGAAATCTATTGTCAGGCACTGAACCGACGCTCGAAAACTCACTTTATTACCGTGCGCTTTGGTAATGTATTAGGGTCGGCTGGAAGTGTGGTTCCGCTGTTTAAAAAACAGATTGCTGCCGGTGAACCGGTGACTGTGACTCACCCCGAAATTACACGTTATTTCATGACTATTCCCGAAGCATGTCGGCTTATTATGGAAGCCAGTGTCATGGGGAAGGGTGGAGAGATTTTTGTATTGGATATGGGCGAGCCTGTAAAAATCAGTTATCTGGCTGAACAGCTCATTATTCTTTCTGGTAAAAAACCAGGTAAAGATGTGAAAATAATCTACACTGGATTACGCCCAGGTGAAAAACTGTATGAAGAGCTATTTTATGAACAGGAAAACCTGAGTCCAACGGGTCATGATAAGATTTTGCTAGCACAGGCAAAAAAAGTTGATTGGGATTGGCTCAATAATGAAATTGATATCATGCATATTGCAGCCAAGGACTATGAAGAAAAAATTATGATGAATTCACTTGAACAGTTGGTGCCTGAAATGCATCGGGTTACAGGTGAGAAACAGCCTGGCAATGTTATTAATTTAAAAACAGCTTCATGA